The genomic DNA GCGTCGGCTGCCTCGGCGGTGACTCACAACGATCAGCTACGCAACAGTGTGATGAACTCGTCGGGGGTGAGTCCTGCCTGCTTAATGATCCCATGCAGGGTGCCACGTTTGAGGTCGCCGCGATGGAAGGCGACGACGGCGAGGCGGTCGCGGCCGGGATGGTGGAACGCCTGGTGTGAGCCGGTCGCGTGGTCGAAAACGAAGCCGGCACGCTTCAGTGCTCGGATGACCTGGGCTGCCGTGCAAGCCGGCAGCCGGCTCATGCGCGGGCGAGGCTGACGGCGATGCGGCGCATAATGGGCACACCGTGCTCGACCGGGATCTCCTCGCGGCGCTTGCGCAGGCTCTCGAGGTAGCAGCGGATGGCGTCCGCAGCCATCGCCCGCGCTTCATCGAGTGTGTCGCCTTCGGTGGTGAGTCCGTTGAGCGCGGGGATCGTCACCACGTAGCCGCCTTCCTCGGCGGGCTCGAAGATCGCGGTGTAGCGGTAGCGAGCGCTCTGGACTGTTTCCGTGCGCTTCGTCCGCGCGGCGCGCAGTTTGGTGGAGGGCTTGGCCATAGTGGCGTCAGTGTACGCTGGCGCCGGCGTCGTTGTCTAGGTCGAGGACCTGAATGAGCCCGCGACCTACCTCGATCACCGCACCCCCGATGCCGGCGGCGTATTCCTGGACGAACTCGGACACGTCTGCCGCGCGCGTTGGCGAAGGCATCGAAACCCTTTGATCTTTGGCGGTAGCCGCGGGAGAATGCAGCATGCCATCCTTTTCCCGACGAGCCTTTCTGCAACTCGGCGCCGGTGGCGCTCTGGCGCTGAGCCTGCGCGGGCTGGCGTGGGCTGAACGCCCGCTTGCCGCTTCCGGAGCCGTTCCCGCTTACAGCGAATGGGAAGATCTGTATCGCGAGCGCTGGCGCTGGGACAAGGTCGCTCGCGGCACGCATACGAACGCGAACTGCGTTGCCGCCTGTGCCTGGAACCTGTACGTGCGCGACGGGATCGTCTGGCGTGAGGAGCAGTCGGCGCCCTACGTGGCGTCGAACGCAACCGTCCCCGACTTCAACCCCCGCGGCTGCCAGAAGGGCGCGACCTGTGCCAACCTGATGCTCGGGGCGACGCGCGTGCGCTACCCGTTGCGGCGGGTGGGCGCGCGGGGAGCCGGCCAGTGGAAGCGAATCAGTTGGGATGAGGCGCTCGGAGAGATCGCCGGCGGGCTCGTTGACACGCTGGCGCGGCGCGGCGGTGGGGGCGTGGTGTGCGACCTCGGCGTCAACTTCGACTACGGCGTGACGCTGGCCGGCACGCTGCGTTTCTTTCGCCAAATTGGCGTTCCCGTCGCCGACCCGTCGGCTCACGCAGGGGACTTGGCGACCGGCGGGGTCATCACCCTGGGTGCCGGATGGACCGGTGGGAGCTCCGACGATTGGTTCCGGTCGGGCTACCTCGTGCTGTGGGCAATCAACCCGGTGGTCACACGTATTCCAGACGCGCACTTCATCAACGAGGCCCGATACCGTGGCGCACAGGTCGTCACCATCGCTCCCGACTACAACCAGAGCGCGACCCACTCCGACCTGTGGATCTCTCCGAACCCGGGTACCGACGCCGCGCTGGCGCTGGCTGCCTGCCAGGTCATTGTGGAGGAGAACCTCTTTCAGGCTGATTATGTGCGGAAGCAAACCGACCTGCCGTTCCTCGTGCGCAGCGACAACCAGCGCCTGTTACGCGAGTCGGACATCCTCAACGGCGGGCGCGACGACCGCTTTGCATTGTGGGACGAGGTAAAGGGCTCGCTCGTCTGGGCGCCGGGCACGAAGGGTAGCTCCGAACGGACGCTCAAGTTGCCGGACGGCGTGCGCCCGGCGCTCGATGTCCGCAAAGAGGTGGGCCTCGCCGCAGGCAAGAGCGTGCCCGTGCGGACCGTCTTCTCCATCCTGAGCGAGCGGCTGCAGAAATTCCGGCCCGAAGACGCCGCGCGGATCACCGGGGTCGGTGCGGAGGTGATCCGTCACTTTGCACGGGACTTCGCGCGCGCGCCCGCCGCCCTCATTCTCTCCGGGCTAGGCGGATGCAAGAACTACCACAGCGACCTGGTCCAGCGCTCTCAGCTTCTGCTTGCCTCGCTCACGGGGAACCTCGGTCGCGCCGGCGGCGGCTGGCACACGGCCGCATGGATCGATCTCGAGGGCATCGGACTGGTGGGTATGCTGGACAATCTGGATGCGGCCGCTCTGACGGCGGCCGCCGCTGCCATGGCCGCGAATCCGCAAGCCGCGGAGGCGGAGTTCATGTCGGGCTACATTTCGAGTACGCTGTTTCATACGGTCCACGCCGGACTCGCTGAGGCGCGGCTCAATCCAAGCTACGGCGACCCGACACTGCCGCGGCCGCCGAAGGCGTACCTGGATGAGGCCCTGAGAAAGGGGCACTTTCCGATTGGCGTGCCACAGGGAGGGGAACCGCCCGAGGTCGTGGTGTCGATCTTGGGGAACATCCTCCGCCACACGCGCATGGGCCAGCGCGTCCGTGAGACGCTCTTCGCGAAGGCACGGCTCATCGTGGATATCGGCTTTCGCCTGAGTGAGACGGCCCGCTACGCGGACATCGTGCTCCCGGCCGCCGGCTGGTACGAGAAAGTCGGGTTCAAGTACCTGGTCGGTTTGGTGCCCTACATCACGCTCGGAGATCGGGCTACACCACCGCTCGGCGAGGCAAAGCCCGAGTGGGAGATCTATTCGCTGCTGGCGCAGCACGTGGCTGCCGAGGCGAAGAAGCGGGGAGTCACTGC from Candidatus Binatia bacterium includes the following:
- a CDS encoding type II toxin-antitoxin system HicA family toxin — its product is MSRLPACTAAQVIRALKRAGFVFDHATGSHQAFHHPGRDRLAVVAFHRGDLKRGTLHGIIKQAGLTPDEFITLLRS
- a CDS encoding type II toxin-antitoxin system HicB family antitoxin; the protein is MAKPSTKLRAARTKRTETVQSARYRYTAIFEPAEEGGYVVTIPALNGLTTEGDTLDEARAMAADAIRCYLESLRKRREEIPVEHGVPIMRRIAVSLARA
- a CDS encoding molybdopterin-dependent oxidoreductase — its product is MPSFSRRAFLQLGAGGALALSLRGLAWAERPLAASGAVPAYSEWEDLYRERWRWDKVARGTHTNANCVAACAWNLYVRDGIVWREEQSAPYVASNATVPDFNPRGCQKGATCANLMLGATRVRYPLRRVGARGAGQWKRISWDEALGEIAGGLVDTLARRGGGGVVCDLGVNFDYGVTLAGTLRFFRQIGVPVADPSAHAGDLATGGVITLGAGWTGGSSDDWFRSGYLVLWAINPVVTRIPDAHFINEARYRGAQVVTIAPDYNQSATHSDLWISPNPGTDAALALAACQVIVEENLFQADYVRKQTDLPFLVRSDNQRLLRESDILNGGRDDRFALWDEVKGSLVWAPGTKGSSERTLKLPDGVRPALDVRKEVGLAAGKSVPVRTVFSILSERLQKFRPEDAARITGVGAEVIRHFARDFARAPAALILSGLGGCKNYHSDLVQRSQLLLASLTGNLGRAGGGWHTAAWIDLEGIGLVGMLDNLDAAALTAAAAAMAANPQAAEAEFMSGYISSTLFHTVHAGLAEARLNPSYGDPTLPRPPKAYLDEALRKGHFPIGVPQGGEPPEVVVSILGNILRHTRMGQRVRETLFAKARLIVDIGFRLSETARYADIVLPAAGWYEKVGFKYLVGLVPYITLGDRATPPLGEAKPEWEIYSLLAQHVAAEAKKRGVTAVKSFRDKPCDIATLDARFSDNGRFGPNAEEDVLRFILSTSSAGGGMTLEDLRRQGGAVRVRSLGPDQSTTSNFYSSYRQDEPVATFRDFVEKDRPYRTL